The Kineothrix sp. IPX-CK genomic interval AAGGCGAAAGGTGTGGCGATTATCTATATTTCACACCGTATGGAAGAAATTTTCAAGATATGTGATACCGTATCGGTATTCCGGGACGGAATGTATATTACATCCGCTCCACTGTCTGAAATATCCAGAGATGAACTGATCTCAAAGATGGTAGGACGTAAGGTGGAGAATGTATTTCCCAAGGTGGACTGCAAGATCGGCGATGTCGTATTCAAAGCGGAAAACTTGAGCGGAAAAGGTTTTAAGGATATTAATTTTGAGGTACATGCAGGCGAAATATTAGGGATTTCAGGATTGGTAGGCTCAGGACGAAGCGAGACGATGAGAGCAATATTCGGGCTGGACCCCATAGACAGCGGTAAGATGTATCTGGAAGGCAAGGAAATCAAGAATAAAAATCCCCGGTCAGCCATTAACAAAGGAATTTGTATGGTAAATGAGGATAGAAAAAATTACGGTTTATGTCTGCTGCGTTCCCTGAGGGAAAACATCTCACTGCCCAATCTGCCAAAAAAGCAGAAAGGCCTTTTGATCAATCAAAGGCGGGAAATAAAGGAATGTGAAGAAGTAGCTAAGCAGCTTACCGTAAAAGCAGCCAGCATAGAGCATGACGCCTTTTCGCTAAGCGGTGGAAACCAGCAGAAAGTAGTAATTGCGAAATGGATTATGGCAAATCCCAAGCTTCTTATTTTGGATGAGCCTACCAGAGGTGTGGATGTCGGAGCGAAATCGGAAATCCATTCTCTTATGTGCCAGTTTGCTGCCAAAGGTATGGCGATTATAATGATTTCTTCGGAATTACCGGAGATTATGGGTATGAGTGACCGTATCCTCGTTTACCATGAAGGAACGATAAACGGAGCGGTTACCAGAGAGGAAATCTTAAATTCATCAGCGACGGAAGAAGTTATTTTAGCCAAGGCTTTCGGCGGTAAATAGAGGAGGATAGAAAAAATGATAGGAAAAATTAAAGCAAAGAGTATGAATAACGATAATTTAAGAATGTTCATGGGAAAGTACGGAATCGGTCTCGTCCTGCTTCTGATGATGGTAGTGATCGGTATTATGGAGCCGACATTCGCTACTTCCAAGAACTTTATGAACGTAGCTACTCAGGTAGCCATTAACGGTATGATTTCCTACGGTATGTGTCTTGCGATCACGACCGGTGGTATCGACCTGGCGGTCGGTGCCCAATTAGCCCTGACGAGCTGTGTACTGGGCGTTACGATTACCAACAGTGGAATGAACGTTTGGACGGCGTGTGGAGTTGCGCTTTTAGTAGCTACATTTTTCGGTTTTTTGAACGGCTTTTTAATCGCTAAATTTAACATGTTCCC includes:
- a CDS encoding sugar ABC transporter ATP-binding protein; the protein is MEKNTDGKNEYILQCEGISKAFGGTQALKDVQLYVKPGEVHALMGENGAGKSTLMKIVIGLHKQDKGTITFEGQPYQVKGPVDAINAGIAMIHQELNPEPHLSIADSIFLKREDTVGKFFLNKKKQNERAGEILKQFDFPYGPKTLIKELTLAQVQMVEIIKAVSSDARMIIMDEPTSSLDSEETDHLFRVIRELKAKGVAIIYISHRMEEIFKICDTVSVFRDGMYITSAPLSEISRDELISKMVGRKVENVFPKVDCKIGDVVFKAENLSGKGFKDINFEVHAGEILGISGLVGSGRSETMRAIFGLDPIDSGKMYLEGKEIKNKNPRSAINKGICMVNEDRKNYGLCLLRSLRENISLPNLPKKQKGLLINQRREIKECEEVAKQLTVKAASIEHDAFSLSGGNQQKVVIAKWIMANPKLLILDEPTRGVDVGAKSEIHSLMCQFAAKGMAIIMISSELPEIMGMSDRILVYHEGTINGAVTREEILNSSATEEVILAKAFGGK